From a single Nicotiana tomentosiformis chromosome 2, ASM39032v3, whole genome shotgun sequence genomic region:
- the LOC104116804 gene encoding cysteine-rich receptor-like protein kinase 10 isoform X1, whose protein sequence is MTMVIQKWLLFLYLHIYLLQDLILAQLPDLTYSSCGNNGNYTENSTYQNNLNTLLSSLSSNMDKYGFYNASIGQNTDMVSAIVICRGDVELEKCRGCVNNVSQKLVQLCSNKKEAFGGYDECMLQYSNRSILGTTSFSTLLYMWNTGNSSKPEEFNQELRKLLDDLRGQAAGGGPLRKYASGNATGPNFQTIYALVQCTPDLSPQNCVDCLTGAYGDMPNCPCNGKRGGRILGVRCNFRYESYRFFNEVPFEALPPAGNDDKTVPIGKDDGTAPTGKDDKTARTVIIIVVPIVTVVILIVCIYVICLKMRKRKLVDEIQSIRGDDISTAESLQYDLSTIRAATDNFSNANKLGQGGFGPVYKGKLPNGEEVAVKRLSADSGQGDLEFKNEVLLVARLQHRNLVRLLGFCLDGTERLLVYEFVPNASLDHFLFDSVKRRQLDWERRSRIIGGVARGILYLHEDSRLRIIHRDLKASNVLLDADMNPKISDFGMARLFTLDETQGNTSRIVGTYGYMAPEYAMHGQFSVKSDVFSFGVLVLEILSGQRNTCFRNGESVEDLLSYAWSNWREGTAANFIDPILKGSTGLVRDIMRYIHIALLCVQENVADRPTMAAVVLMLSSLSLSLPVPSGPAYYMHNDISAETSLIQEYNSRMSESRELAKSKSISSSRNEASITELYPR, encoded by the exons ATGACCATGGTTATTCAGAAATGGCTACTCTTTCtttatttgcatatttatctTCTTCAGGATCTCATCCTAGCCCAGCTGCCTGATTTAACATACTCCTCTTGTGGTAACAATGGTAACTACACCGAAAATAGTACATACCAGAACAATCTTAACACACTCCTCTCTTCCCTTTCCTCAAATATGGATAAATATGGTTTCTATAATGCTTCCATTGGCCAAAACACCGATATGGTCAGTGCTATTGTGATATGCAGAGGAGATGTGGAGTTGGAAAAATGTCGCGGTTGTGTCAATAACGTTTCTCAAAAGCTTGTACAGTTATGTAGTAATAAAAAAGAAGCTTTTGGTGGCTATGATGAATGTATGTTACAGTACTCGAATCGATCAATTCTAGGCACTACGTCATTTTCTACTCTACTCTACATGTGGAATACTGGGAATTCCTCAAAACCCGAGGAATTTAACCAGGAGTTGAGAAAATTATTGGATGATTTGCGAGGCCAAGCTGCAGGTGGTGGTCCCCTTCGAAAATATGCTAGTGGTAATGCAACAGGTCCAAATTTTCAGACTATATATGCGTTAGTGCAGTGCACTCCTGATTTATCTCCTCAGAATTGCGTCGATTGTTTAACTGGCGCTTATGGAGATATGCCTAATTGTCCCTGCAATGGCAAGAGGGGTGGCAGAATTTTAGGGGTTAGGTGCAATTTCCGTTATGAAAGTTATCGTTTCTTTAATGAGGTGCCGTTCGAAGCTCTGCCACCTGCAG GGAATGATGATAAAACAGTTCCAATAGGGAAGGATGATGGAACAGCTCCAACAGGGAAAGATGATAAAACAGCACGAACCGTCATCATCATCGTAGTGCCAATTGTTACAGTTGTTATTCTTATTGTTTGTATTTATGTCATCTGTCTGAAGATGCGAAAGAGGAAGCTGGTGGATGAAATTCAGA GTATACGCGGGGATGATATTAGCACCGCAGAATCCTTGCAATATGATCTTTCTACAATTAGAGCAGCAACAGATAACTTCTCAAATGCTAATAAGTTGGGACAGGGCGGATTTGGTCCTGTGTACAAG GGTAAGCTTCCAAATGGAGAAGAAGTAGCAGTGAAAAGATTGTCAGCAGATTCAGGCCAAGGTGATCTAGAATTCAAGAATGAGGTGCTGTTGGTCGCCAGGCTTCAACACAGGAATTTGGTTAGGTTGCTGGGATTTTGCCTTGATGGAACAGAGAGACTCCTTGTCTATGAATTTGTTCCCAATGCAAGCCTTGACCACTTTTTATTTG ATTCAGTTAAACGTAGGCAATTGGATTGGGAAAGGCGATCCAGAATCATAGGAGGCGTTGCTAGGGGAATTCTTTATCTTCATGAGGATTCTAGGCTTCGGATCATTCATCGGGATCTCAAAGCTAGTAATGTTCTACTAGATGCAGATATGAATcctaaaatctcagattttggcaTGGCAAGGCTATTTACACTGGATGAAACTCAAGGCAACACAAGCAGAATTGTTGGAACCTA tgGATACATGGCACCAGAGTATGCAATGCACGGACAATTTTCGGTCAAATCAGACGTTTTTAGCTTTGGAGTACTAGTCCTCGAAATTTTAAGTGGCCAAAGGAACACTTGTTTCAGAAATGGAGAATCTGTGGAAGACCTTCTGAGCTAT GCTTGGTCGAACTGGCGCGAAGGAACAGCTGCAAATTTTATAGACCCAATACTGAAGGGAAGCACAGGACTGGTTCGTGACATAATGAGATATATCCACATTGCTTTATTGTGTGTTCAAGAAAATGTGGCAGATAGACCAACTATGGCTGCAGTAGTTCTCATGCTCAGTAGCCTCTCTTTGAGTCTTCCAGTTCCTTCAGGGCCTGCATATTATATGCACAATGATATTAGCGCAGAGACTTCGCTTATTCAAGAATACAATTCAAGAATGTCAGAATCTAGAGAACTAGCCAAAAGTAAATCTATTTCTTCGTCACGAAATGAGGCGTCGATAACTGAGTTATATCCTCGTTAA
- the LOC104116804 gene encoding cysteine-rich receptor-like protein kinase 10 isoform X2 has translation MTMAIHKWLLFLFFAYISSWSYPSAADFPYTLCGNNNNYTENSAYHNNLNKLLSSLSSNMDKYGFYNASIGQNTDMVSAIVLCRGDVELLEACRSCVSNVVQNLTQLCPNQKEASGGSDECMLHYSNRNILGTKSFSTPYYLWNTGNASKPEEFNQELRKLLENLRDHAANGDPFRKYASGNATGPNFQTIYALVQCTPDLSPQNCFDCLTDAYGDMPNCPCNGKRGGRIIGTRCNFRYESARFFKEVALEAPPPAGNDDKTVPIGKDDGTAPTGKDDKTARTVIIIVVPIVTVVILIVCIYVICLKMRKRKLVDEIQSIRGDDISTAESLQYDLSTIRAATDNFSNANKLGQGGFGPVYKGKLPNGEEVAVKRLSADSGQGDLEFKNEVLLVARLQHRNLVRLLGFCLDGTERLLVYEFVPNASLDHFLFDSVKRRQLDWERRSRIIGGVARGILYLHEDSRLRIIHRDLKASNVLLDADMNPKISDFGMARLFTLDETQGNTSRIVGTYGYMAPEYAMHGQFSVKSDVFSFGVLVLEILSGQRNTCFRNGESVEDLLSYAWSNWREGTAANFIDPILKGSTGLVRDIMRYIHIALLCVQENVADRPTMAAVVLMLSSLSLSLPVPSGPAYYMHNDISAETSLIQEYNSRMSESRELAKSKSISSSRNEASITELYPR, from the exons ATGACCATGGCTATTCACAAGTGGCTACTCTTTCTTTTTTTTGCATATATATCTTCATGGTCTTATCCTAGCGCAGCTGATTTCCCATACACTTTATGTGGTAACAATAATAACTACACCGAAAATAGTGCATACCACAATAATCTTAACAAACTCCTCTCTTCCCTTTCCTCAAATATGGATAAATATGGTTTCTATAATGCTTCCATAGGCCAAAACACCGATATGGTCAGTGCTATTGTGCTATGTAGAGGAGATGTGGAGCTGCTAGAAGCATGTCGCAGTTGTGTCAGTAATGTTGTTCAAAACCTTACACAGTTATGTCCTAACCAAAAAGAAGCTTCTGGTGGCTCTGATGAATGTATGTTACACTACTCAAATCGAAACATTCTAGGCACCAAGTCATTTTCTACTCCATATTATTTGTGGAATACTGGGAATGCCTCAAAACCCGAGGAATTTAACCAGGAGTTGAGAAAATTATTGGAAAATTTACGAGACCATGCTGCAAATGGTGATCCGTTTCGAAAATATGCTAGTGGTAATGCAACAGGTCCAAATTTTCAGACTATATATGCGCTAGTGCAGTGCACTCCTGATTTATCTCCTCAGAATTGCTTCGATTGCTTAACTGACGCTTATGGAGATATGCCTAATTGTCCTTGCAATGGCAAGAGGGGTGGCAGAATCATAGGGACTAGGTGCAACTTCCGTTATGAAAGTGCCCGTTTCTTCAAGGAGGTGGCATTAGAAGCTCCGCCACCTGCAG GGAATGATGATAAAACAGTTCCAATAGGGAAGGATGATGGAACAGCTCCAACAGGGAAAGATGATAAAACAGCACGAACCGTCATCATCATCGTAGTGCCAATTGTTACAGTTGTTATTCTTATTGTTTGTATTTATGTCATCTGTCTGAAGATGCGAAAGAGGAAGCTGGTGGATGAAATTCAGA GTATACGCGGGGATGATATTAGCACCGCAGAATCCTTGCAATATGATCTTTCTACAATTAGAGCAGCAACAGATAACTTCTCAAATGCTAATAAGTTGGGACAGGGCGGATTTGGTCCTGTGTACAAG GGTAAGCTTCCAAATGGAGAAGAAGTAGCAGTGAAAAGATTGTCAGCAGATTCAGGCCAAGGTGATCTAGAATTCAAGAATGAGGTGCTGTTGGTCGCCAGGCTTCAACACAGGAATTTGGTTAGGTTGCTGGGATTTTGCCTTGATGGAACAGAGAGACTCCTTGTCTATGAATTTGTTCCCAATGCAAGCCTTGACCACTTTTTATTTG ATTCAGTTAAACGTAGGCAATTGGATTGGGAAAGGCGATCCAGAATCATAGGAGGCGTTGCTAGGGGAATTCTTTATCTTCATGAGGATTCTAGGCTTCGGATCATTCATCGGGATCTCAAAGCTAGTAATGTTCTACTAGATGCAGATATGAATcctaaaatctcagattttggcaTGGCAAGGCTATTTACACTGGATGAAACTCAAGGCAACACAAGCAGAATTGTTGGAACCTA tgGATACATGGCACCAGAGTATGCAATGCACGGACAATTTTCGGTCAAATCAGACGTTTTTAGCTTTGGAGTACTAGTCCTCGAAATTTTAAGTGGCCAAAGGAACACTTGTTTCAGAAATGGAGAATCTGTGGAAGACCTTCTGAGCTAT GCTTGGTCGAACTGGCGCGAAGGAACAGCTGCAAATTTTATAGACCCAATACTGAAGGGAAGCACAGGACTGGTTCGTGACATAATGAGATATATCCACATTGCTTTATTGTGTGTTCAAGAAAATGTGGCAGATAGACCAACTATGGCTGCAGTAGTTCTCATGCTCAGTAGCCTCTCTTTGAGTCTTCCAGTTCCTTCAGGGCCTGCATATTATATGCACAATGATATTAGCGCAGAGACTTCGCTTATTCAAGAATACAATTCAAGAATGTCAGAATCTAGAGAACTAGCCAAAAGTAAATCTATTTCTTCGTCACGAAATGAGGCGTCGATAACTGAGTTATATCCTCGTTAA
- the LOC104116804 gene encoding cysteine-rich receptor-like protein kinase 10 isoform X3, protein MTMVIQKWLLFLYLHIYLLQDLILAQLPDLTYSSCGNNGNYTENSTYQNNLNTLLSSLSSNMDKYGFYNASIGQNTDMVSAIVICRGDVELEKCRGCVNNVSQKLVQLCSNKKEAFGGYDECMLQYSNRSILGTTSFSTLLYMWNTGNSSKPEEFNQELRKLLDDLRGQAAGGGPLRKYASGNATGPNFQTIYALVQCTPDLSPQNCVDCLTGAYGDMPNCPCNGKRGGRILGVRCNFRYESYRFFNEVPFEALPPAVPIGKDDGTAPTGKDDKTARTVIIIVVPIVTVVILIVCVSVIFTKMRKRKLVNEIQSIRGDDISTAESLQYDFSTIRVATDNFSNANKLGQGGFGPVYKGKLPNGQEVAVKRLSADSGQGDLEFKNEVLLVSRLQHRNLVRLLGFCLDGTERLLVYEFVPNASLDQFLFDSVKRRQLDWERRSKIIGGVARGILYLHEDSRLRIIHRDLKASNVLLDAEMNPKISDFGMARLFTLDETQGNTSRIAGTYGYMAPEYAMHGQFSVKSDVFSFGVLVLEILSGQRNTCFRNGESVEDLLSYAWSNWREGTATNFIDPMLRGSTGLVRDIVRYIHIALLCVQENVADRPTMAAVVLMLSSLSLSLPVPSGPAYYMHNDISAETSLIQEYNSRMSESKELAKSKSISSSRNEASITELYPR, encoded by the exons ATGACCATGGTTATTCAGAAATGGCTACTCTTTCtttatttgcatatttatctTCTTCAGGATCTCATCCTAGCCCAGCTGCCTGATTTAACATACTCCTCTTGTGGTAACAATGGTAACTACACCGAAAATAGTACATACCAGAACAATCTTAACACACTCCTCTCTTCCCTTTCCTCAAATATGGATAAATATGGTTTCTATAATGCTTCCATTGGCCAAAACACCGATATGGTCAGTGCTATTGTGATATGCAGAGGAGATGTGGAGTTGGAAAAATGTCGCGGTTGTGTCAATAACGTTTCTCAAAAGCTTGTACAGTTATGTAGTAATAAAAAAGAAGCTTTTGGTGGCTATGATGAATGTATGTTACAGTACTCGAATCGATCAATTCTAGGCACTACGTCATTTTCTACTCTACTCTACATGTGGAATACTGGGAATTCCTCAAAACCCGAGGAATTTAACCAGGAGTTGAGAAAATTATTGGATGATTTGCGAGGCCAAGCTGCAGGTGGTGGTCCCCTTCGAAAATATGCTAGTGGTAATGCAACAGGTCCAAATTTTCAGACTATATATGCGTTAGTGCAGTGCACTCCTGATTTATCTCCTCAGAATTGCGTCGATTGTTTAACTGGCGCTTATGGAGATATGCCTAATTGTCCCTGCAATGGCAAGAGGGGTGGCAGAATTTTAGGGGTTAGGTGCAATTTCCGTTATGAAAGTTATCGTTTCTTTAATGAGGTGCCGTTCGAAGCTCTGCCACCTGCAG TTCCAATAGGGAAGGATGATGGAACAGCTCCAACAGGGAAAGATGATAAAACAGCACGAACCGTCATCATCATCGTAGTGCCAATTGTTACAGTTGTTATTCTTATTGTTTGTGTTTCTGTCATCTTTACGAAGATGCGAAAGAGGAAGCTGGTGAACGAAATTCAGA GTATACGCGGGGATGATATTAGCACCGCAGAATCCTTGCAATATGATTTTTCTACAATTAGAGTAGCAACAGATAACTTCTCAAATGCCAATAAGTTGGGACAAGGCGGATTTGGTCCTGTGTACAAG GGTAAGCTTCCAAATGGACAAGAAGTAGCAGTGAAAAGGTTGTCAGCAGACTCGGGACAAGGTGATTTAGAATTCAAAAACGAGGTCTTGTTGGTTTCCAGGCTTCAACATAGGAATTTGGTTAGGTTGCTGGGATTTTGCCTAGATGGAACAGAGAGACTTCTTGTCTATGAATTTGTTCCTAATGCAAGTCTTGACCAGTTTTTATTTG ATTCAGTTAAACGTAGGCAATTGGATTGGGAAAGGCGATCCAAAATCATAGGAGGCGTTGCTAGGGGAATTCTTTATCTTCATGAAGATTCTCGACTTCGGATCATTCATCGTGATCTCAAAGCTAGTAATGTTCTACTAGATGCAGAAATGAACcctaaaatctcagattttggcaTGGCAAGGCTATTTACATTGGATGAAACTCAAGGCAACACAAGCAGAATTGCTGGGACCTA TGGATATATGGCACCAGAGTATGCAATGCACGGACAATTTTCAGTCAAATCAGATGTTTTTAGCTTTGGAGTACTAGTCCTAGAAATTCTAAGTGGCCAAAGAAACACTTGTTTCAGAAATGGAGAATCTGTGGAAGACCTCCTGAGCTAT GCTTGGTCGAACTGGCGCGAAGGAACAGCTACAAATTTTATAGACCCAATGCTGAGGGGAAGCACGGGACTGGTTCGTGACATAGTGAGATATATCCACATTGCTTTATTGTGTGTTCAAGAAAATGTGGCAGATAGACCAACTATGGCTGCAGTAGTTCTCATGCTCAGTAGCCTCTCTTTGAGTCTTCCAGTTCCTTCAGGGCCTGCATATTATATGCACAATGATATTAGCGCAGAGACTTCGCTTATTCAAGAATACAATTCAAGAATGTCAGAATCTAAAGAACTAGCCAAAAGTAAATCTATCTCTTCCTCACGAAATGAGGCGTCCATAACTGAGTTATATCCTCGATAA